The Pyrenophora tritici-repentis strain M4 chromosome 3, whole genome shotgun sequence genome has a window encoding:
- a CDS encoding NADH-ubiquinone oxidoreductase B18 subunit family protein, producing the protein MTITDTIKHAVGLDGEPRKATREEMSAAKLPLAYRDSCAHLLIPLNRCRVEEYYLPWKCENERHSYEKCQYDEFKERVKKMDELRAAKNGERSN; encoded by the exons ATGACCATCACCGACACAATCAAGCATGCCGTCGGCCTTGACGGCGAGCCGAGAA AGGCTACCCGCGAGGAGATGAGCGCTGCCAAACTACCCCTAGCCTACCGAGACAGTTGCGCACATCTTCTAATCCCACTGAACCGGTGTCGGGTTGAGGAGTACTACCTTCCGTGGAAGTGCGAG AACGAGCGACATTCGTATGAAAAGTGCCAATACGACGAATTCAAGGAGCGCGTGAAGAAGATGGACGAGCTCAGGGCGGCTAAGAACGGGGAGCGCAGTAACTAG
- a CDS encoding Rep-fac-A-3 domain containing protein — protein MDHLQTPRVLAPHLSNFQHRIVRILGKVVSLRGETAVIDAGGNVDLILNRDSHLALNHAVEVIGKVDQNLHVKVQAATDFGTDIDFNAANAVVEATHRYKEIFYDDN, from the exons ATGGACCACCTCCAGACCCCGCGTGTCCTCGCCCCCCACCTCTCAAACTTCCAACACCGCATCGTCCGCATCCTGGGAAAAGTAGTATCGCTCCGCGGCGAGACTGCTGTTATTGATGCCGGTGGGAATGTGGATTTGATTTTGAATAGG GACTCCCATCTTGCGCTCAACCATGCGGTAGAAGTCATCGGCAAAGTCGATCAGAATTTGCATGTCAAGGTACAAGCTGCTACTGACTTTGGGACGGATATCG ATTTCAACGCTGCAAACGCAGTAGTGGAAGCCACACATCGGTACAAGGAGATCTTCTACGACGACAACTGA
- a CDS encoding RhaT, Permease drug-metabolite transporter (DMT) superfamily, giving the protein MPESIPLRKKPQPHPRTLAHSLSDDFSLEHRNRSSSPVLVSGSSSRKASRTRSSSRQQRKANGKASALKEPDSPANSEVDFDDWDEHDAAMPSDLRPSIDYHRDGRANAPLLGRKTEDDTVDDGMVRSTHTFHERDPETQAKLETRKRYTYAALLLALSLISFTVQTETAVYIQHQLKWEKPYCMLYMTHGSWVVLWPSTLFLLRLQHWNEPWATFWRRHVQLLRQTALMVQHQNLHPTPRQSQVSPVRYMVKMTCFITCALTLAGGSWYVAVNQTTASDLTAIYNCSAFFAYAFSIPILHEKVRTSKIVAVAIAIAGVFVVAYGDTSPAKHGSKSGGGAGGDKAPPSHEAENRAFGNLVIGVGSVLYGLYEVLYKRFACPPEGAAPNKGVIFANLFGSLIGGFTLSVLWLPIPFLHWMGWEIFELPKGEQAWMMAISVLANATFSGAFLALISLTSPVLSSVAALLTIFIVAIVDQLLPPPLNSPLTPAAIVGGLLIIGAFSLLSWASYKEMDEERRHKLEEAPSESDD; this is encoded by the exons ATGCCTGAGTCGATTCCGCTGAGGAAGAAGCCGCAGCCTCATCCTCGTACGCTTGCCCATTCTCTCTCAGACGACTTCAGCCTCGAGCATAGAAATAGAAGCAGCTCGCCCGTCCTCGTTTCCGGTTCCAGCTCCAGAAAAGCCTCGCGAACTCGCTCATCTTCACGTCAACAGCGCAAAGCAAACGGCAAAGCATCAGCCCTCAAAGAGCCAGACAGTCCTGCCAATTCAGAAGTCGATTTTGACGATTGGGATGAACACGACGCAGCCATGCCCTCTGATCTCCGACCGTCGATAGACTACCACAGAGATGGTCGCGCCAACGCGCCACTGCTCGGGCGCAAAACAGAGGACGATACCGTTGATGACGGGATGGTACGGAGCACACACACCTTTCACGAGCGTGACCCAGAAACACAAGCAAAACTCGAGACGAGGAAGAGATACACATACGCAGCGCTGCTGCTAGCGCTGAGCCTGATCAGCTTCACAGTGCAGACGGAAACGGCAGTGTACATTCAGCATCAATTGAAATGGGAGAAGCCATATTGCATGCTCTACATGACCCACGGATCATGGGTAGTATTGTGGCCATCAACCCTCTTCTTGTTGCGACTCCAGCACTGGAACGAGCCATGGGCGACTTTCTGGCGGCGCCACGTTCAGCTCTTGCGCCAAACAGCCCTCATGGTGCAACACCAAAACTTGCATCCCACACCGCGCCAATCCCAGGTCTCGCCCGTACGCTACATGGTCAAGATGACCTGCTTCATCACGTGCGCTCTTACCTTGGCTGGAGGCAGTTGGTACGTGGCAGTCAACCAAACCACAGCCAGCGACCTTACAGCCATTTACAACTGCTCCGCCTTCTTCGCCTACGCCTTCAGCATCCCCATCCTCCACGAAAAAGTCCGAACTAGCAAAATCGTCGCCGTCGCCATTGCCATTGCTGgcgtcttcgtcgtcgcaTATGGTGACACGTCGCCTGCTAAGCACGGCTCCAAATCTGGCGGCGGCGCCGGTGGCGACAAAGCGCCTCCTTCACACGAAGCGGAGAACCGCGCTTTTGGCAACCTCGTCATCGGTGTTGGCAGTGTCTTGTATGGACTCTACGAGGTGCTATACAAGCGCTTTGCGTGTCCGCCCGAGGGCGCCGCCCCCAACAAGGGCGTCATCTTCGCAAACTTGTTTGGAAGCTTGATTGGCGGGTTTACGCTTTCTGTGTTGTGGCTTCCGATTCCCTTTTTGCATTGGATGGGTTGGGAGATTTTTGAGCTGCCAAAGGGGGAACAGGCGTGGATGATGGCGATTTCCGTGTTGGCGAATGCTA CTTTCTCGGGCGCTTTCCTTGCTCTCATCTCCCTCACTTCGCCCGTCTTATCCTCCGTCGCGGCTCTCCTCACCATCTTCATCGTCGCTATTGTCGATCAATTACTTCCTCCACCGCTAAACTCACCGCTTACCCCTGCGGCCATCGTAGGCGGCTTGCTCATTATCGGCGCGTTCAGTCTGTTGTCGTGGGCTAGTTACAAAGAGATGGATGAGGAGAGGAGGCATAAGCTCGAGGAGGCCCCTAGCGAGTCTGATGATTGA
- a CDS encoding Use1 domain containing protein, which yields MATKSRSSAYGDTTSINLNRLLSRLDSIVLLDPSPQLRKSAYERARVSANIEHARTLLLSLEHSASKIPSKSKKAELQSDLSKKRELIKQLNQRIYELNQLDDTESEASVDSDEEDEDQFPSYAPKVKTEAGRDISTSTEGNEAFQNAAQGLASELRRRGKADTEVAGAQAASGNSLLPSKSTTTTGDPTLAHTEALLSHERTEQESLTANLLDMAKQLKQQSIHFGNTLEGDKSIVDRTLAGLDKNTLNMDAASRTMGTLRRMTEGKGWWDRMKLYAMIAGLWLIAFLIVFIGPKIRF from the exons ATGGCAACCAAATCGCGTTCCTCAGCATACGGTGACACAACTAGCATCAATCTGAACCGTCTGCTATCGAGGTTGGATTCGATAGTACTGCTAGACCCATCACCCCAGTTGCGCAAGTCGGCGTATGAACGCGCACGTGTTAGTGCT AATATTGAACATGCGCGAACGCTGCTTCTCAGTCTCGAACATTCAGCCTCCAAGATCCCTTCCAAATCGAAAAAAGCCGAACTGCAAAGCGATTTGTCAAAGAAGCGCGAGCTCATTAAGCAGCTGAACCAGCGGATATACGAGCTGAATCAGCTAGACGATACAGAGTCGGAAGCATCTGTGGATTCGGATGAGGAAGACGAAGATCAATTCCCATCATATGCGCCTAAAGTGAAGACAGAAGCTGGGCGTGATATTTCAACGTCGACAGAAGGCAACGAAGCATTCCAAAACGCAGCACAGGGCCTTGCATCAGAACTAAGGAGAAGAGGCAAGGCAGATACTGAAGTAGCAGGCGCACAAGCGGCATCTGGAAATTCATTATTGCCTTCCAAGTCTACCACGACCACAGGCGACCCGACACTTGCGCATACTGAGGCGCTCCTCTCACATGAACGAACCGAACAAGAGTCACTCACGGCGAACCTCCTCGATATGGCGAAGCAATTGAAGCAGCAGTCAATACACTTTGGCAATACGCTCGAGGGGGATAAGAGCATCGTGGATCGAACGCTTGCTGGTCTAGACAAGAACACGCTGAACATGGATGCTGCGAGTAGGACCATGGGCACACTGCGAAGGATGACAGAGGGCAAGGGATGGTGGGATCGGATGAAGCTCTATGCCATGATCGCTGGGCTATGGCTGATCGCCTTCCTCATCGTCTTCATTGGGCCCAAGATACGTTTCTAG
- a CDS encoding CaiC, Acyl-CoA synthetase (AMP-forming)-AMP-acid ligase II, whose product MVIKSRFSVPIPQVSVPTYIFESPTAPLPNQPAYISCESPEKYQISLPEYRLYAQRFASGLRRMGLQPGERVLLFSGNTLFFPSVVMGIIMAEGIFTGANPTYVARELAYQLKDSGARYLLCAENGLDTGIAAAKEAGMAASQIFVFDDGIATFEGRKVERSTELGHIRHWTELLDDAERGAAYAWPELKTKEELDRVVILNYSSGTTGVAKGVMITHRNHIANCVQILHVNSQRQNYEESQKRARQLCLLPMYHAYAQSVFAISAPKQRVPVYMLAKFDLLQMLECVQKFRITDLALVPPVVVGMAKHPVTKKFDLSSVEHAGCGAAPLGREISVEFEQLWSGGAVNLKQGWGMTELTCAGTIWGPNRRSTNASVGEILPNCEMKIVLDEAGVVEAPQGERGEIWIRGPNVMKGYWNKPDATKETLTEDGWLKTGDVAYVNADNYLFIVDRKKELIKVKGLQVAPAELEALLLDHPDVQDVAVIGVTANDTELPRAYIVLKTADKKTAATAEKIKSWLAERVSKFKRLEGGVHFVDTIPKNPTGKILRRELREMAAQENTRAKL is encoded by the exons ATGGTGATTAAATCACGTTTCTCGGTCCCAATCCCTCAAGTCTCAGTCCCAACCTACATATTTGAATCGCCCACTGCTCCTCTCCCCAACCAACCCGCCTACATTTCCTGCGAATCGCCAGAAAAATACCAAATCTCACTACCCGAGTACCGTCTCTATGCGCAACGCTTCGCCTCCGGACTACGACGCATGGGTCTACAACCAGGGGAGCGTGTACTCTTGTTCTCAGGCAATACACTCTTCTTCCCCAGTGTAGTCATGGGCATCATCATGGCCGAGGGAATCTTCACTGGCGCAAATCCAACTTACGTTGCACGAGAACTGGCATACCAGCTTAAAGACAGCGGGGCACGGTATTTACTCTGTGCAGAGAACGGTTTGGACACTGGCATCGCAGCCGCCAAAGAAGCCGGGATGGCAGCATCCCAAATCTTCGTCTTTGACGACGGCATCGCTACATTCGAGGGGCGGAAAGTCGAACGTAGCACGGAATTGGGCCACATCCGGCATTGGACAGAGCTGCTAGACGACGCAGAACGCGGCGCTGCATACGCATGGCCAGAACTGAAAACAAAAGAGGAACTCGACCGCGTTGTCATACTCAACTACTCGTCCGGTACCACTGGCGTGGCAAAAGGCGTCATGATAACGCACAGGAACCATATTGCAAACTGTGTTCAAATACTACACGTGAACAGCCAGCGGCAAAACTACGAGGAAAGTCAGAAGCGGGCGAGACAACTTTGTCTTCTGCCCATGTACCACGCCTACGCGCAATCTGTATTTGCCATTTCCGCTCCGAAGCAACGTGTGCCAGTCTACATGCTGGCCAAGTTCGACCTACTGCAGATGCTGGAGTGCGTACAGAAGTTCCGCATCACGGATCTCGCTTTGGTGCCGCCGGTTGTCGTGGGCATGGCCAAGCATCCAGTGACGAAGAAGTTCGATTTGAGCAGTGTGGAACATGCGGGTTGTGGTGCTGCACCGCTGGGCCGCGAGATCAGTGTTGAGTTTGAACAGCTCTGGTCTGGTGGCGCAGTCAACTTGAAGCAGGGCTGGGGTATGACGGAACTTACATGCGCGGGGACTATCTGGGGCCCGAATCGCAGGTCTACCAATGCTTCGGTTGGCGAGATTCTGCCCAACTGTGAGATGAAAATCGTGCTAGATGAGGCTGGGGTAGTTGAAGCGCCGCAAGGTGAGAGGGGAGAGATCTGGATTAGGGGCCCGAATGTCATGAAGGGGTATTGGAATAAGCCGGATGCGACAAAGGAGACGCTGACTGAGGATGGGTGGTTGAAGACGGGCGATGTGGCATATGTGAATGCGGATAACTATCTGTTTATTGTGGACAGGAAGAAGGAGCTGATTAAGGTTAAGGGACTGCAGGTTGCGCCTGCTGAGTTGGAGGCGTTACTGCTGGATCATCCAGACGTACAAGATGTTGCTGTCATCGGTGTTACTGC TAACGATACTGAGCTACCAAGAGCATATATTGTGCTCAAAACAGCGGATAAGAAAACAGCAGCTACTGCAGAGAAGATCAAGAGTTGGCTTGCGGAGCGTGTGTCTAAATTCAAACGGCTAGAAGGTGGTGTGCACTTTGTCGATACCATTCCGAAGAATCCGACGGGCAAGATTCTGAGGAGAGAATTGAGGGAAATGGCTGCACAAGAGAATACAAGGGCGAAATTGTGA
- a CDS encoding Arp, Ankyrin repeat protein has translation MLGDADMLDVSQYSTGGNRKRKRADQMSLLDQQHQIWADRLLDYFMLLDHEEAVSWPEPPASINLDRPIDEKGHAAMHWAAAMGDVGVVKELINRGARIDCLSNNLETPLMRAVMFTNNFDKETMPSMVKIFQQTVHRTDWFGSTVFHHIAATTSSSNKYVCARWYLDCIINKLSETWIPEEVTRLLNAADQNGDTAIMIAARNGARKCVRSLLGRNVVVDIPNKKGETADDLIRELNQRRRMHGRTRQASSSPFAPPPEHRLNGHAPHLDGGPLMPVPFPTMAVRESPQYRSQTASHLMNKVAPTLLEKCEELAAAYEAELQEKEAEAFDAERVVKRRQAELEAVRKQVAELQGIAIGLHIDLNDEEADRQQEQELRLLVEEAESLLEIEQKAELRRLCSSMPQQNSDASPVDATEKLKIALLLHRAQLERRELVREVVGNLSVAGMSEKQGTYKKLIAKALGEREEDVESMLPEILQELEEAETQERAEGLDGSPL, from the coding sequence ATGCTGGGGGATGCCGATATGCTGGATGTGTCCCAGTACTCGACCGGCGGCAATAGGAAGCGCAAGAGGGCAGATCAGATGTCCCTTTTGGACCAGCAGCATCAGATATGGGCAGATCGACTACTAGACTACTTCATGCTGCTGGACCACGAAGAGGCCGTTTCGTGGCCAGAACCACCGGCCAGCATAAACCTGGACCGGCCAATCGACGAAAAGGGACATGCTGCCATGCATTGGGCGGCGGCGATGGGAGATGTGGGGGTAGTAAAAGAGTTGATAAACCGAGGCGCGCGTATTGATTGTCTGTCGAACAACCTGGAAACACCCCTGATGCGCGCCGTCATGTTCACAAACAATTTTGACAAGGAGACAATGCCGAGCATGGTGAAGATCTTCCAACAAACAGTCCACAGAACAGATTGGTTTGGGAGTACAGTCTTCCACCATATCGCAGCAACAACCAGCAGTTCAAACAAATATGTGTGTGCGAGATGGTATCTCGACTGCATCATCAACAAGCTCTCGGAAACGTGGATACCGGAAGAAGTTACACGGTTACTGAATGCTGCTGATCAAAACGGTGACACAGCCATTATGATTGCCGCACGGAACGGGGCAAGAAAATGCGTGCGAAGTCTGCTGGGCCGCAATGTGGTAGTGGATATACCGAACAAGAAGGGTGAGACAGCAGACGACCTCATTCGAGAGCTCAATCAGAGACGACGTATGCACGGCCGGACACGACAAGCTTCCTCATCGCCCTTTGCGCCACCACCCGAACATCGACTAAACGGACACGCCCCGCATCTAGACGGTGGCCCCTTGATGCCAGTACCTTTTCCCACTATGGCTGTTCGTGAATCACCACAGTACCGCTCACAAACCGCCTCACATCTTATGAACAAAGTAGCACCAACACTTCTGGAGAAATGCGAGGAATTAGCCGCAGCGTACGAAGCCGAACTGCAAGAGAAGGAAGCAGAGGCGTTTGACGCAGAACGTGTGGTCAAGCGCAGACAAGCCGAACTCGAAGCCGTACGGAAACAGGTGGCGGAGCTGCAGGGCATAGCGATTGGCCTTCACATCGACCTTAATGATGAAGAGGCCGACCGGCAACAAGAACAAGAGCTGCGGCTACTAGTAGAAGAAGCAGAATCCCTTCTTGAGATTGAACAAAAGGCTGAACTCCGACGGTTATGCAGTAGTATGCCTCAGCAAAACAGCGACGCATCACCGGTCGACGCCACAGAAAAGCTGAAGATAGCATTATTGCTACACCGAGCCCAGTTGGAACGTAGAGAACTTGTCAGAGAAGTAGTGGGCAATTTGAGCGTGGCAGGCATGAGCGAGAAGCAGGGCACGTATAAAAAGCTCATTGCGAAAGCACTGGGTGAGCGGGAAGAAGACGTCGAGTCCATGTTGCCCGAGATCTTGCAGGAACTGGAAGAAGCGGAGACGCAGGAGCGGGCCGAGGGCTTGGACGGGAGTCCATTGTAG
- a CDS encoding LAG1, Phosphotyrosyl phosphatase activator encodes MTQPDSIPPLAPSLSDKLPKLIPRERTTPTREPPSAPPPPTPPLPAPPNLENHTYITPSRRILSPEDHKLFLSSDTCTLVESFIYNIADSVRGRSISSISDSEKTPTITTIVSILQSAEDLLSQHPPEDTGSRFGNPIFRTYLTAVEAALPSWHTQLGLQDTPQVEEISTYLSHSLGNKSRIDYGSGHELNFFLWLLCLNRLGMLPTSTFPALALIVLPAYLNLMRRIQSTYYLEPAGSHGVWGLDDYQFLPFLFGAAQLLGHAYITPKSIHNALVLEEEGKEYLYLDQIAFVNSVKNVEGLRWHSPMLDDISAARGWGKIEGGMRKMFRKEILEKLPVMQHFLFGSLIPAVEGMSKEEEVGQDGKGEGEEEGVVSVFDDETGKRHVHASVGWGDCCGIRVPAAVGAEGEARKGGARGLRRVPFD; translated from the coding sequence ATGACACAACCCGATTCCATACCACCGCTCGCCCCCTCTCTCAGCGACAAACTTCCCAAACTCATCCCCCGCGAACGAACGACGCCAACGCGAGAACCGCCGTCCGCCCCTCCCCCGCCAACACCTCCTCTACCCGCGCCGCCAAACCTCGAGAACCACACCTACATCACCCCCTCGCGACGAATACTGAGTCCAGAAGATCACAAGCTCTTCCTCAGCAGCGACACGTGCACGCTCGTCGAATCCTTCATCTACAACATTGCCGACTCTGTACGCGGCCGCAGCATCTCCAGCATCAGCGACTCAGAAAAGACGCCCACAATCACAACCATCGTATCCATCCTACAGTCCGCCGAGGACCTGCTCTCCCAACACCCACCCGAAGATACCGGCTCCCGCTTCGGCAACCCAATCTTCCGCACCTACCTCACCGCCGTCGAAGCCGCACTGCCATCCTGGCATACCCAACTGGGTCTACAAGACACCCCCCAAGTCGAGGAAATTTCAACCTACCTCTCTCACTCCCTCGGAAACAAATCTCGAATAGACTACGGATCTGGTCATGAACTAAACTTCTTCCTCTGGCTGCTCTGTCTCAATAGACTCGGCATGCTACCCACCTCTACCTTCCCCGCGCTCGCGCTTATCGTCCTGCCCGCTTACCTCAACCTCATGCGCCGCATCCAATCAACATACTACCTCGAGCCCGCCGGCTCCCACGGCGTCTGGGGTCTCGACGACTATCAATTCCTACCCTTCCTGTTCGGGGCCGCACAACTGCTAGGACATGCGTACATAACACCGAAGAGCATACACAATGCGCTTGTATTAGAGGAGGAGGGGAAAGAGTACTTGTACCTTGATCAGATTGCTTTTGTGAATAGTGTCAAGAATGTCGAGGGGCTGAGGTGGCATAGTCCCATGTTGGATGATATCAGTGCGGCGAGGGGGTGGGGCAAGATTGAGGGCGGCATGCGGAAGATGTTTCGCAAGGAGATTTTGGAGAAGTTGCCGGTTATGCAACATTTTCTATTTGGGAGCTTGATTCCTGCGGTGGAGGGCATGAGTaaagaggaagaggtagGGCAAGATGGGAAGGGCGAGGGCGAAGAGGAGGGTGTGGTTAGTGTGTTTGATGATGAGACGGGGAAGAGGCATGTGCATGCGAGTGTGGGCTGGGGCGATTGCTGTGGAATCAGAGTTCCAGCGGCTGTTGGGGCCGAGGGGGAGGCCAGGAAAGGGGGTGCGAGGGGTTTGAGGAGGGTACCGTTCGACTAA